In a single window of the Acyrthosiphon pisum isolate AL4f chromosome X, pea_aphid_22Mar2018_4r6ur, whole genome shotgun sequence genome:
- the LOC100574388 gene encoding uncharacterized protein LOC100574388, whose translation MARNIFNFLKSSSKRHCELEQFQTFLNLDPHRMLHPSQTRWLSLTAVVNRILEQWEALKLYFTDTYLSQRLVSSEHIYNALNDPFMKLYYQFLEWALPKFTRFNQYFQTQGVVITDLHEMIVVLYKDILLCFLKRNYVMQTNLVNINPMNGQYQLVDNELYLGSKVMLNKDNDNIICNNIRRKEFFEKCRQFLQTASLELKKRYNMEDPILMQLSALKQKNALSLEFRQNTPSLINLMKFLPCIVDINDSKVQQIDDQWRKLPISATLIPEDIEFEVQIDIFWWKIMNHSSEFTELCDFVLAVLSLPHANADCERIFSSINGLKTKIRSKLITHTVSGVLHTKQCITSGRESNQNCTNFEPTSDMLSRMTSKSLYIKTNEEKETETSDDTTQETIELVIC comes from the exons ATGGCaaggaatatttttaattttttgaagagTAGTTCGAAACGGCATTGTGAGCTTGAACAGTTTCAAACGTTTCTAAATTTAGATCCTCACCGTATGCTACATCCGTCCCAAACTAGGTGGCTATCACTTACTGCAGTTGTTAATAGAATACTAGAGCAATGGGAAgcactaaaattatatttcacggATACATACTTGTCACAGAGATTAGTCTCCAGTGAACATATTTATAATGCTTTGAATGACCCTTTCATGAAATTGTATTACCAGTTCCTTGAATGGGCTCTACCAAAATTCACAag GTTTAATCAATATTTCCAGACCCAAGGAGTGGTCATAACAGATTTACATGAAATGATTGTCGTGTTGTACAAAGATATCCTCTTGTGTTTCTTAAAGAGAAATTATGTCATGCAGACTAATTTAGTGAATATAAATCCTATGAATGGCCAGTATCAATTGGTCGATAATGAGCTCTATTTAGGATCAAAAGTGATGCTTAATAAAGATAATGATAACATCATATGCAACAATATTCGGCGAAAAgaattttttgaaaa ATGTCGACAGTTTTTACAAACTGCGTCATTAGAATTAAAAAAGAGGTACAACATGGAAGATCCAATTTTAATGCAACTATCtgctttaaaacaaaaaaatgcattgtCATTAGAGTTTAGGCAAAATACACCTTCTCTTATTAATCTAATGAAATTTTTGCCTTGCATTGTTGATATTAATGACTCAAAAGTTCAACAAATTGATGATCAGTGGCGTAAACTACCTATATCTGCAACATTAATTCCTGAAGACATtgaatttgaagttcaaatagatatattttg GTGGAAGATAATGAATCACAGTAGTGAATTTACAGAGTTGTGTGATTTTGTTTTGGCTGTACTTAGCTTGCCACATGCAAATGCTGATTGTGAGAGgatattttcttcaataaatgGTCTTAAGACAAAAATTAGGTCCAAGTTAATTACACATACAGTAAGTGGAGTCTTACATACAAAACAGTGTATTACAAGTGGTCGTGAGAGTAATCAGAATTGCACCAACTTCGAACCAACTTCCGATATGTTGAGCCGAATGACTTCTAAGTCAttgtacataaaaacaaatgaagAAAAAGAAACAGAAACCAGCGACGATACTACACAAGAAACAATAGAAttagttatttgttaa
- the LOC115033090 gene encoding craniofacial development protein 2-like, giving the protein MKINDYIVYYKGTDYGHHFGTGFAVHKNYESCVREFNPISERICMIRLRTKPKDICLINIHATTENSDGVDKNEFYEEITRIYDRVPESVIKIVLGDANAKIGKELMFVPTIGLESVHEESNDNGQRIISFAASRSLVVSSTTFPHKEIHKYTWKSPDRRTMNQIDHVLIAKRYRSSITDVRSYRGADCDTDHFLVICKFRLKLQRASRYFQKALKFNIEELKDEEKRQKYITEITGKLNERQGNERKVNWSTIKKTILEAAHSTLGEPKKRENKWFNSDCRKAVKKRSEARQRYLQLKTPLSEEKYEEERRACKRVMQREKRNYMNELLRETEQDRSQGKIRNFFVKIKKYKQFNPNLKAVKDIDDNILIDPIEKVTRWKNYFEELLNSELPVRPVPAWHRS; this is encoded by the coding sequence ATGAAGATTAACGATTATATTGTGTACTATAAAGGAACGGATTATGGACATCATTTTGGGACGGGTTTTGCTGTTCATAAGAACTATGAATCCTGTGTACGTGAATTTAACCCAATATCCGAACGAATATGTATGATACGATTAAGAACTAAGCCCAAAGATATATGTCTAATTAATATACATGCAACAACGGAAAATAGTGATGGAGTAGATAAAAACGAATTCTATGAAGAAATAACCAGGATCTACGACAGAGTACCTGAAAGCGTTATAAAAATCGTGCTAGGAGACGCAAATGCTAAAATAGGAAAGGAACTAATGTTTGTACCCACTATTGGATTAGAAAGTGTTCACGAAGAGAGCAATGACAACGGTCAGAGAATTATATCATTTGCAGCATCTAGAAGTTTAGTAGTCAGTAGCACTACTTTTCCTCACAAGGAAATCCACAAATATACCTGGAAATCTCCAGACAGACGGACTATGAATCAAATTGACCATGTATTGATTGCAAAGAGATATAGATCAAGTATAACAGATGTGAGAAGTTATAGGGGTGCAGACTGTGATACGGATCATTTCCTAGTAATATGCAAGTTCCGTCTCAAACTACAAAGAGCAAGTAGGTATTTTCAAAAAGCACTAAAATTCAACATTGAAGAGCTAAAAGACGAAgaaaaaagacaaaaatatatcaCTGAGATCACAGGTAAATTAAACGAGAGACAAGGAAATGAGAGGAAAGTGAACTGGAGTACCATAAAAAAGACCATACTTGAAGCAGCTCATAGCACACTAGGGGAACCAAAAAAGCGAGAGAATAAATGGTTTAATAGCGACTGTAGGAAGGCCGTTAAAAAAAGAAGTGAAGCTCGCCAAAGATACCTCCAGCTTAAGACCCCGTTAAGCGAAGAAAAGTATGAAGAAGAACGGAGAGCATGTAAACGGGTCATGCAGAGGGAAAAAAGAAACTACATGAACGAATTATTGCGTGAAACAGAACAAGACCGCTCACAAGGTAAAATACGAAACTTTTTCGTTAAGATTAAaaagtacaaacaatttaaccCTAATCTGAAAGCTGTCAAGGATATtgatgataacattttaatagacCCAATTGAGAAAGTAACAAGATGGAAAAATTACTTTGAGGAACTGCTTAATAGTGAATTGCCAGTGAGACCAGTGCCAGCATGGCATAGATCATAG